A segment of the Fibrobacter succinogenes subsp. succinogenes S85 genome:
CGAAGCCGAACAAAAGGCAGCCGCACAAGCCGCTCAAGCAGCAGCGCAACCCGCACAAGCTCCACAGGCTCAAGCCGCCCAAGCCCAGCCGGGCATGGCTTCAGGCTATGCCGCCATGGGCCCAACCGTCATCTCGCCCATTTCAGCAACGATGATGCAGCAGATGATTGCGCTCGGTCTCGACAACCAGTCTCTTGAGCTGTTGCAGAACTTCAAGATTGACCCCGAAGCGCTCTCGATTCCATGGCCCGCCCCTGACTGGCGCAAAGACTTTGCAAAGCTCTTGGCGGCAACGTTCAAGCCCGACGAAACCGTTGAATTCAAGATTTCGAACACACCATCCGGTTCTCGCGAAATCGTCTCGAAGATTATCGCGCAAGACGAAGCGCTCAAGAAAATCATGAAGCAGCTCGACGGTCCGGACGGAGCGCTCCTCACGATTAATGCAGTGAAAGGCGGCGCCGACGCCACCGACGAAAGCTGGCATTACCGTTACGTTGTCGTAGACAACCCGAAGATGACGCTTGCGAAGCAGCTCGCTTACTACAAGGCATTGAACCTCCCCTGCGCCGCCCTTGTGAACACGGGCGCAAACTCCGTGCAGGCCTGGATCAAGATTGAAGCGCATGACCAGGAAGAATACAAGGAACGCGTAGACTTCCTTTTCCAGACGCTTGAATCGCAAGGCTTTAAAGTCGATGACGGCAACCGCAACCCAAACCAGATGGTCCGCATGCCAGGCGTGCTCCGCAACGGCAAGCAGCAGTATCTCATCGCATTGGAACAAGGCGCCAAGAATTTCACGGAATGGCGCGAATGGGCGGAATACTCGCTCGATGGAAAGCCGCTCGTAGAACTTGCAAGCGATAGCGAAGAAGCTCCGAAAAAAGACGTTACCATTATCGAGAACGTACTCCGCGCTGGTGAATTTTTCTTGTTCACAGCCCCGCCGAAAAGCGGAAAGTCGCTTGCGCTCATGGACATGGCGCTTTCCATTTGCCACGGCGAAGACTGGCTCGGCAACACAACAAATGCAAACGACGTTCTGTACATCAACTTGGAACTCACCAAGTCCGTGTTCTTGAACCGTCTCTTTTTACTTGGCGAAAAGCGTAACCTCCAGCCGAACACGCCCAAATTCGGTTTCTTGAATCTCCGCGGCACAGCGCTTACACCGCTTGAAATCGCACAGCTCATCGCAAAGCGCATTCAAGGCGCCAAGAAGCTTGAAAATCACGATTACAAGGTCGTCGTGATTGACCCGATATCTGCCGTTTTGCACAACCCGAAGTCTTCAAGACTCAGCGGCTCCCCGCACCAGATTCTGATGCAAATGGTCGATTCGATTATCGCCCTCACAGGTTGCGCCGTCGTGACTTCCACGAACATAGGCGAATACCCCTACCTCGAATCCCGCGCCGACAGCGTCATTTCGCTCACGCCGGTTGAAGGTAGCCTGAACACGTACCAGATTAAAGGCTCGTTCCGCGAATTCCCGAAGACTCTCGCCCGCGAATGCTCCTGGATTTATCCTAGATTTATAGTTTAAACATTCAACACGATTATAAAGATGTACAAACAGAACAATCGTTTTTCACGCCGCTCCGAAGGGAGCATTGCCCGTAACACCATGGGCAACAGAATCGGCAAACCCCTCGCCGGAGGCAAGTTCCACGCTTCCAGAAAATCCGATGTCCGCAAGGACGATGAACTCGAAGAAAAGAAGGCAAAGGCCGAAAAGCCTGTTGTCCGCAAAATTCTTTCGTTCGACGACATCAAGACCCAAGTTGCCGCATGGATGGAAAACGACCGCATTCCGGGAAAGTTGCAAGCCTGGTTTACCGCCGAAGCCACTCCCGAAAACTCCGACTGGAGAATCATCAAGGAATACCACGGTGTCCAGGAAAACCTGGTCATTGACGCTCCGTCCCGCGACATGAAGCCGCTTGAGCTCGTGAAGCGCATCTTGGAACAGCTCCACAAGGAACATTTGCGCATCTTCAAAAAAGCATTGCGCCAAATCTGGTTCCGCGCCACAGGCGACGGCCGCTTTGCTCTCCTCGTACAAGTGAATGTCAAAGGCAAAATTTCGGCACACGGCTACAAGACGTTCGTCGACTTTATCGAACGCAGCTGCCCCGAAGTCATCAGCTGCCACCAGATCCAGTGCTTGCCGGACCGTCTCTTTGACCCTGCCGATGCTCAGGGCATGAAGGTCGAATCCAAATGCTCCTTCGGCAGCAGCTTTATGCCGATTGCCTCGACCGGCTTTAGCATGCATGTTTTAGACTGGACGCCGCGCATCAAGGATGCATGGCTCAACCTCCCCGTGCGCATCAAGGACGCCATCCACCCGAACCGCGAAGACCGTTTCTTCGAATTCTGCTCTGGCCCGTCTTACGTTTCTGCATCGCTCGCCCCGTTCTTCAAGCAGGTCGAAGCACTTGACTGCCGCGAATCCGCCATGCAGTCTTCCAAGCTGAACATCCGTAACCTCGCCACGCAGAACATGCGTTTCCACCGCAGCCATCTGGACGCAAACTTCGTCTCGAAATTCTTCTCGAAGAGCGATAACGCTGAAGGCCGCTGGACGTTCTACCTCAACCTGGGCATCAACGACACCATCAATTCCGAAATGGTGCAGACGCTCGCCGGTTCGCGCCCTGAACGCATTCTTTTGCAGACCGGGAACCTCGAAACCGCCTCTAAGGCGATCAAGGCTTTCCGTAACGAAGGCTACATGCTCCGCAAGAACATTCCACTCTACATGGAACCGGGTCGTGGAACTTTCGAAATTCTCTTCTTGTTTGTACCGGATAGAGTTGGCATTTTGGGCCAGAACCCGGCCCTTGCACACCGTTCACGCAATATCCAGCGCCCGAAAGAACGCCCCACGCGCTCAAATTCGTCGGATATTCCTCATTTTGTGCAAAAAACGCCCACTTTTAAGCAAAGAAAAGATTAAATTATTTAACAAATACCAAATTTTTGCTTAGGGAAACGTATGCGATTTTTAAAATGTGCTTCGATCTGTCTTGGTCTTTCGGCTCTGATTGCATCTGCCTACGTGGTAAAAAAAGGCGATACCCTCTGGGATTTGAGCGCCGAATTTTTAAACGATCCGTTCGCATGGCCGGATTTGTGGGAAAATAATAGGCACATTGAAGACCCGCACTGGATTTATCCGGGCGACTCCATCTATCTAGGCGAAGGCATCAAGGATGACGGTTACCGTCTCCCGAAGACAAAACCGTGCGAAGGTGCGGTTGCCGATTCCAACTTGCCAAAGGGCATCAAGTCCGTCGGTTGCGATGAACGCGACGCCCGTAACGGAGACTTCGAGAACATGCTCGGAAACCTCCGCGACAAGGATAAGAAGCACAAGAAGAAAAAAGCAGCGGACACCTACCTCTATCAGAAGCGCCCTGCTCCAAAGATTTTCAACGGCTATTACCAGATTTTGGCTCCAGAAATCTATTCGCTCGATTCCATCAAGAAGGACCAGCGTTTCTTCTCCATCCGCACTGGCGAAAAGAAGGAACCGATTATCCACATTCCTGAATCTGAAGTCATCGTTGGCATCGGTCGCAAGACAAACGCAAGCCTCAAGAAGGGTGACCTTGTCGAAATCCTGGATGCTCGCGCCATTGAAGTTCCTTCTCAAAAGGGAAAGAGCTATGACAACTACGCACTAGTAAGGCTTACCGGTTATGCAAAAATTACCGCTATCGGTGATACACTTTCAAGAGCAAAGATTGTCCAGAGCTTTAGGGAAATCAAGCTTGACCACGCCAAGGCACGTCTAAAGCAGCCGCTCAATATATTGAACGTCTCCGGCTACACCGCCGTCCCCGAAGCAAAAATCGAAGACATGGCGATGATCCGTTATACGATGGACCCGATGCTCATCATCGGTGCTTATGCCTACATCCTGGTCGACAAGGGCGCAAAGCAAGGGTTCAATACCGGAGACGCCATTGCCATCTGGGAAGAAGACACGTCTGACGCAGGTCTCCCACCGAGACTCCTTGGACGCGGCATCATCGCTAGAGCCACCGAAAACGAATCGACGGTACTCGTTCGTGAAGTCTATTCGAACAGCCGCCGCATTGAAATCGGACACAAGGTTTCTATAACCCATCAAGCGAACTTGGCCCAGTGACAAAGAACTTATTGATTTTCATCGGCATCGCGATTTCGATTCTAGCCATTTTGATGGCCGGAAGTGTCATTATACTCAATTATCCTGAATTGTTGGCACATATTCCATTTTAAGGAAGTGGGCTCCAATGCGGATATCTCGTAGCAATCTTCTCTTTCTATCCTTTTTTGCAGGGGGAATTGTCTTACCGACGGCAATTCTCTCGTTCTTGAGTGTACGGAACATCCAGAACGAAGCCTACCTTGCACAAAAGAACTATAGCGAGAGCACAGCGACATTCCGCGAACAATGCGAATCAACCATCAGCAAGGAACAGAACAAGATTTTCCAGGAAATCAAGTCCGCCTCGCTGTACCTTTACGAACAGCCGCACAGCCTCTTGGACTTCGGAAACGCCACACAATTCAAAACGGTGAACGGCATCGAGGCCATGTTCCTGTACAACAACGGAACACTCATCTACCCCGACATTTCATCGAAGCACTTTTCAAAGACTTCGGACTATTCAAACAGCATCGCAAGCCAGATCGAAAAAATGCTGTTCCGCGAAGAAGTCACGTCGGCCATGCCGCAGCCCGCAAGCCTGTCGCGTTCGGCACGCCAATTGCGTTTTTCGTTTGAATCCATTGACGACCACATCCAGAACATTCTTGGACTTGTGCGTATCGCATACAAAACCAAGGACTATGACGAAGCGCTCCGACTCTTAAACATTCTCGAAGAGCACCCACACCAGCAGGGCTACCTCCATTCGGACCTGACGCGTTCCGTCAACCTGCTGCACTTTGAAATTCTCGTTGCCCAAAAGAAACACAAAGAAGCTGAAGATTACACGATCGCCGTTTTAAACCAGTTCTTGCAAAGCGAGAACATCGAGAACCTGCCCTCGGCAAGATTTTTCTTCGAAACAGCCTTCACCCAAATTCTTTCTTTTGAAAACCTGAGTCAAGAAAAACGCGAAGCTTTCTGGAACTTGCGCGAGAACTTCAACCGCCAGCTTGGCTACATGGACATATTCTTCAACAACAAAGATATCGTCCAGGCTCTCCTGAACAAGGAGACAACATCCAAGAGCGGCATCGACATCATGAGTGACAACAAGTCCACGTTCATCAAGATGAGCTACCCCATCCTTTCAGGGGACCAGGTCGTGCTCGCCAAGGTGAACATCGATGAATACCGCGAGCTCATGCGCTCCAAACTCAAGACCTCGTCACAAGGCTGGAAAAGTATCCCCTTCTCCATTACGGAAGGTCCCGACAAGACTCTCATTCTCGGACACGTTTCGGACAGTTCCGCAGTCATGACTCAAGTTGTTCTAGACAAAGTCATTTCCTGGAATCTAACCTTGTACGAAAAAGGCTTAAGCGAAATCAAGCGTGAAACGCGCAAGCGCATGTTCCTCATGTACGGGCTTTTGTCGTTCTCGCTCATTACCGTATTGCTCGGCTCCATTGTAATGTTCCGCTTCCTCACACAGGAACACAAGCTTCTGGCCATGAAGGCGAACTTCCTTTCGAGCGTTTCGCATGAACTGAAGACTCCACTCACATCCATCAAGATGTTTGCCGAGATGATGGCCCGCGGACGCGTGCAGAAAGTCGAGAAAGTGCAAGAATATTCAGGCCTTATTGGCAAAGAAGCGACCCGCCTTGAAAACTTGATAGGCGCTATTTTGAACTACACTCGCATGGAACATGGCAAGGGCGGTTTCCATTGGGAAAAGCTTGATTTTTCGGCCTGCGTCCAGAAGGTTTTTGATAACGTAGAAGACATCGGTGTCGAGAAAGGGCTCATGTTCAATACAAAGATTGAGCCGAGTATGTTTGTGGTTGGCGACTACACGGCTCTTTATAGCTTGGTGCAGAACCTTATCGAAAACGCCATCAAGTATACAAACGCTCCGGGCGACATCACTATAACGGTAGCCCCCGACGAAGACAGAGTCGTTTTCTCCGTGGCCGATACCGGTATAGGCATCCCGTCTTCGGAACAAAAAAATATATTTAATGATTTTTATAGAGTCGGTGACGAAATGACTCGCAGTACAAAGGGCTCTGGGCTTGGCCTAGCCATCGTAAAGCGCGTAGCCGAAACGCACAAGGCGACCATTTCACTCACCAGCAAACCCGGCAAGGGCTCCACATTCACCGTAAGATTCAAAAAGGCAGAATGATTATGCAACAACACAGAATTCTCATTGTTGAAGACGAAGAAATCATCCGGCTTGGGCTCCAGGACAACTTTGAGCTCGAAAACTACGAAGTCGAGACGGCATGCGATGGCGAAGAAGCCATTGCCAAGACGGATTCATTCCAGCCGCACCTCATCTTGCTAGACGTGATGCTCCCCAAGAAGAGCGGTTTTGAAGTCTGCCGAATTATCCGCAAAAAGCACCCGGAATGCATCATCATTATGCTTACCGCAAAGACCGAAGAAACGAGTAAAGTCGCAGGCCTTGACATGGGCGCAGATGACTACGTAACAAAGCCGTTCTCTATTCTAGAACTTCTAGCACGCGTGAAGGCGTTCCTCCGCCGAATTGACTTGCAGACTCAAGCAAATCCGACAAAGCAGCTTGCCTCAGTCGATGCCATTGACTTTGCCGACATCCACCTGGATTTCAAGAAGTTCATCGCCACCAAGGGCGGCGTTCCGCTGGAACTTTCCACAAGGGAATTCCAGATTCTCAAGTACTTCTGGCAGCGCCGTGGCGAAGTTGTCTTACGCGAAGACCTGTTGCAAGATCTCTGGGGCTACACTCCCGAAAACA
Coding sequences within it:
- a CDS encoding AAA family ATPase, whose product is MENGKKILNNFVKSKFADQNELKKALFQAGVAALDEGWTFMDATFQLGGKARDEGLSADDVEKILRNAFSEEKRRTEREAEQKAAAQAAQAAAQPAQAPQAQAAQAQPGMASGYAAMGPTVISPISATMMQQMIALGLDNQSLELLQNFKIDPEALSIPWPAPDWRKDFAKLLAATFKPDETVEFKISNTPSGSREIVSKIIAQDEALKKIMKQLDGPDGALLTINAVKGGADATDESWHYRYVVVDNPKMTLAKQLAYYKALNLPCAALVNTGANSVQAWIKIEAHDQEEYKERVDFLFQTLESQGFKVDDGNRNPNQMVRMPGVLRNGKQQYLIALEQGAKNFTEWREWAEYSLDGKPLVELASDSEEAPKKDVTIIENVLRAGEFFLFTAPPKSGKSLALMDMALSICHGEDWLGNTTNANDVLYINLELTKSVFLNRLFLLGEKRNLQPNTPKFGFLNLRGTALTPLEIAQLIAKRIQGAKKLENHDYKVVVIDPISAVLHNPKSSRLSGSPHQILMQMVDSIIALTGCAVVTSTNIGEYPYLESRADSVISLTPVEGSLNTYQIKGSFREFPKTLARECSWIYPRFIV
- a CDS encoding LysM peptidoglycan-binding domain-containing protein, with amino-acid sequence MRFLKCASICLGLSALIASAYVVKKGDTLWDLSAEFLNDPFAWPDLWENNRHIEDPHWIYPGDSIYLGEGIKDDGYRLPKTKPCEGAVADSNLPKGIKSVGCDERDARNGDFENMLGNLRDKDKKHKKKKAADTYLYQKRPAPKIFNGYYQILAPEIYSLDSIKKDQRFFSIRTGEKKEPIIHIPESEVIVGIGRKTNASLKKGDLVEILDARAIEVPSQKGKSYDNYALVRLTGYAKITAIGDTLSRAKIVQSFREIKLDHAKARLKQPLNILNVSGYTAVPEAKIEDMAMIRYTMDPMLIIGAYAYILVDKGAKQGFNTGDAIAIWEEDTSDAGLPPRLLGRGIIARATENESTVLVREVYSNSRRIEIGHKVSITHQANLAQ
- a CDS encoding sensor histidine kinase; its protein translation is MRISRSNLLFLSFFAGGIVLPTAILSFLSVRNIQNEAYLAQKNYSESTATFREQCESTISKEQNKIFQEIKSASLYLYEQPHSLLDFGNATQFKTVNGIEAMFLYNNGTLIYPDISSKHFSKTSDYSNSIASQIEKMLFREEVTSAMPQPASLSRSARQLRFSFESIDDHIQNILGLVRIAYKTKDYDEALRLLNILEEHPHQQGYLHSDLTRSVNLLHFEILVAQKKHKEAEDYTIAVLNQFLQSENIENLPSARFFFETAFTQILSFENLSQEKREAFWNLRENFNRQLGYMDIFFNNKDIVQALLNKETTSKSGIDIMSDNKSTFIKMSYPILSGDQVVLAKVNIDEYRELMRSKLKTSSQGWKSIPFSITEGPDKTLILGHVSDSSAVMTQVVLDKVISWNLTLYEKGLSEIKRETRKRMFLMYGLLSFSLITVLLGSIVMFRFLTQEHKLLAMKANFLSSVSHELKTPLTSIKMFAEMMARGRVQKVEKVQEYSGLIGKEATRLENLIGAILNYTRMEHGKGGFHWEKLDFSACVQKVFDNVEDIGVEKGLMFNTKIEPSMFVVGDYTALYSLVQNLIENAIKYTNAPGDITITVAPDEDRVVFSVADTGIGIPSSEQKNIFNDFYRVGDEMTRSTKGSGLGLAIVKRVAETHKATISLTSKPGKGSTFTVRFKKAE
- a CDS encoding response regulator transcription factor, with the translated sequence MQQHRILIVEDEEIIRLGLQDNFELENYEVETACDGEEAIAKTDSFQPHLILLDVMLPKKSGFEVCRIIRKKHPECIIIMLTAKTEETSKVAGLDMGADDYVTKPFSILELLARVKAFLRRIDLQTQANPTKQLASVDAIDFADIHLDFKKFIATKGGVPLELSTREFQILKYFWQRRGEVVLREDLLQDLWGYTPENMPSTRTIDNHIVNLRRKLEDDQANPKIILSIRGAGYKFDA